A window of Panicum virgatum strain AP13 chromosome 8K, P.virgatum_v5, whole genome shotgun sequence contains these coding sequences:
- the LOC120644617 gene encoding UPF0481 protein At3g47200-like — MAAAAGGGSGRRAWVVDVERTLDEADASVEVSRWQRHCIYRVPACIKDLKPKAYRPQVVSLGPFHHGDPELLPMEEHKRRALRHLLRRAKRSLEEFVAAAEEVAEPLESAYMDLGDRWRGEEGRERFLEMMIVDGCFLLEVMRAAGLAGRNTGGDYAPNDPIFSHHGVLYVVPYIRRDMLMLENQLPLLLLQKLVAVETARPPNDDVINKMVLRFMSPASRLPPVGSNLGLHPLDVRRRSMLYGPYQDSPRSRDIVPETDIIRSALELYEAGIRFKKSNTDSFHNIRFRHGVLTMPAVSVDDSTEYMFLNMMAFERLHVGAGNDVTAYVFFMDNIIDSAKDVALLSTSGIIQNAVGSDKAVAQLFNSISKDVVLEPDSALDAVHREVNAYCRKPWNLWRANLIHTYFRSPWAFMSLAAAVFLLVMTVMQTVYTVLPYYQKDQANNSSTVAPAPM; from the exons atggcggcggcagccggtGGCGGGAGCGGCAGAAGGGCGTGGGTGGTGGACGTAGAGAGGACGCTGGACGAGGCCGACGCGTCGGTGGAGGTGTCGCGGTGGCAGCGCCACTGCATCTACCGCGTGCCGGCGTGCATCAAGGACCTCAAGCCCAAGGCGTACCGGCCGCAGGTGGTGTCGCTGGGCCCCTTCCACCACGGCGACCCCGAGCTGCTCCCTATGGAGGAGCACAAGCGCCGGGCGCTGCGGCACCTGCTGCGCCGGGCGAAGAGGTCTCTGGAGGAGTTCGTGGCCGCCGCGGAGGAAGTCGCCGAGCCGCTGGAGAGCGCGTACATGGACCTCGGCGACCggtggcgcggcgaggaggggagggagcggTTCCTGGAGATGATGATCGTCGACGGCTGCTTCTTGCTCGAGGTGATGAgggccgccggcctcgccgggAGGAACACCGGCGGCGACTACGCGCCCAACGACCCCATCTTCAGCCACCACGGGGTGCTCTACGTGGTGCCCTACATCCGCCGCGACATGCTCATGCTCGAGAACCAGCTGCCGCTGCTCCTGCTGCAGAAGCTCGTCGCCGTCGAGACTGCCAGGCCTCCG AACGACGACGTGATCAACAAGATGGTGCTAAGGTTCATGTCCCCGGCGTCGCGTCTGCCGCCGGTTGGCAGCAATCTTGGTCTCCACCCGCTGGATGTTCGCCGCCGGAGCATGCTCTACGGTCCCTACCAGGACTCGCCGCGGTCGCGGGACATCGTGCCGGAGACAGACATCATCCGGTCGGCGCTGGAGCTGTACGAGGCCGGGATCCGGTTCAAGAAGAGCAACACGGACAGCTTCCACAACATCCGGTTCCGGCACGGCGTGCTCACCATGCCGGCGGTGTCGGTGGACGACTCCACCGAGTACATGTTCCTGAACATGATGGCGTTCGAGCGGCTGCACGTCGGCGCCGGCAACGACGTCACGGCGTACgtcttcttcatggacaacatCATCGACTCGGCCAAGGACGTGGCGCTGCTGAGCACCAGCGGCATCATCCAGAACGCCGTCGGCAGCGACAAGGCGGTGGCGCAGCTGTTCAACAGCATCTCCAAGGACGTCGTGCTCGAGCCGGACAGCGCGCTCGACGCCGTGCACCGGGAGGTGAACGCCTACTGCCGGAAGCCCTGGAACCTGTGGCGCGCCAACCTGATCCACACCTACTTCCGGAGCCCCTGGGCGTTCatgtccctcgccgccgccgtgttccTCCTCGTCATGACCGTCATGCAGACCGTCTACACCGTGCTTCCGTACTACCAGAAGGACCAAGCCAACAACAGCTCTACCGTAGCACCGGCTCCAATGTGA
- the LOC120644618 gene encoding UPF0481 protein At3g47200-like, translated as MAAAGGDGGRRVWVVDVEKKLGEADASVEVSRWQRHCIYRVPACIKDLKPKAYRPQVVSLGPFHHGDPELLAMEEHKRRALRHLLRRARRPLEEFVAAVEEVAEQLASAYLDLGAEWRRDGDGRERFLEMMIVDGCFLLEVMRATNLDGIGKNAGDYAPNDPIFSHHGVLYMVPYIRRDMLMLENQLPLLLLERLVAVETAKPPNGDAINRMVLRFLSPSPPRLPPSGGSSLGLHALDVHRRNMLYGHYQPPHWSSRDVPEADIIRSAVELYEAGIRFKKSHSESLHDIRFRHGVLSMPAVTVDDSTEYMFLNMMAFERLHVGAGNDVTAYVFFMDNIIDSAKDVALLSSRGIIQNAVGSDKAVAKLFNSISKDVVLEPDSALDAVHREVNAYCRKPWNMWRANLIHTYFRSPWAFLSLAAAIFLLVMTVMQTVYTVLQFYQQNNGSDVSSVAPAPM; from the exons ATggctgcggccggcggcgacggcggcaggcgGGTATGGGTGGTGGACGTGGAGAAGAAGCTCGGCGAGGCCGACGCGTCGGTGGAGGTGTCGCGGTGGCAGCGGCACTGCATCTACCGCGTGCCGGCGTGCATCAAGGACCTCAAGCCCAAGGCGTACCGGCCGCAGGTGGTGTCGCTGGGCCCCTTCCACCACGGCGACCCCGAGCTGCTGGCCATGGAGGAGCACAAGCGCCGGGCGCTGCGGCACCTGCTGCGCCGGGCCAGGCGGCCGCTGGAGGAGTTCGTGGCCGCCGTcgaggaggtcgccgagcagCTGGCGAGCGCGTACCTGGACCTCGGCGCCGagtggcggcgcgacggcgacgggagAGAACGGTTCCTGGAGATGATGATCGTGGACGGGTGCTTCCTGCTGGAGGTGATGAGGGCCACCAACCTCGACGGGATCGGGAAAAACGCCGGCGACTACGCGCCCAACGACCCCATCTTCAGCCACCATGGCGTGCTCTACATGGTGCCCTACATCCGCCGCGACATGCTCATGCTCGAGAACCAGCTGCCGCTGCTCCTGCTGGAGAGGCTTGTCGCCGTCGAGACCGCCAAGCCTCCA AATGGCGACGCCATCAACAGAATGGTGCTGAGGTTCCtgtccccgtcgccgccgcggctgccgccTTCCGGTGGCAGCAGCCTGGGTCTGCACGCGCTGGACGTGCACCGCCGGAACATGCTCTACGGTCACTACCAGCCGCCCCACTGGAGCTCGCGCGACGTGCCGGAGGCGGACATCATCCGGTCGGCGGTGGAGCTCTACGAGGCCGGGATCCGGTTCAAGAAGAGCCACTcggagagcctccacgacatcCGCTTCCGGCACGGCGTGCTGAGCATGCCGGCGGTGACCGTCGACGACTCCACCGAGTACATGTTCCTCAACATGATGGCCTTCGAGCGGCTGCACGTCGGCGCCGGCAACGACGTCACGGCGTACgtcttcttcatggacaacatCATCGACTCGGCCAAGGACGTGGCGCTGCTGAGCTCCAGGGGCATCATCCAGAACGCCGTCGGCAGCGACAAGGCGGTGGCCAAGCTGTTCAACAGCATCTCCAAGGACGTCGTGCTCGAGCCGGACAGCGCGCTCGACGCCGTGCACCGGGAGGTGAACGCCTACTGCCGGAAGCCCTGGAACATGTGGCGCGCCAACCTCATCCACACCTACTTCCGGAGCCCCTGGGCGTTCCTCTCCCTCGCTGCCGCCATCTTCCTCCTCGTCATGACCGTCATGCAGACCGTCTACACTGTGCTGCAGTTCTACCAGCAGAACAACGGCAGTGACGTCTCGTCTGTGGCGCCGGCTCCGATGTGA
- the LOC120644619 gene encoding heparan-alpha-glucosaminide N-acetyltransferase-like, translating to MAKSADFPAGTDDGGSASGPNEGGEGHGDIEAGGTATAPAMARPRGQRLASLDVFRGITVVLMIVVDDVGGLLPAISHSPWDGVTLADFVFPFFLFIVGVSLAFAYKRVPDRALATKKAAIRTSKLFLLGLVLQGGFFHSIHDLTYGVDIHKIRLMGILQRIAIAYLTVALCEIWLRGGASDDIGAGGSKLIRRYRHQLFVGLVLMVTYTALLYGMYVPDWEFAVTSQDTTLKHFMVKCGVRGDTGPGCNAVGMIDRHVLGIQHLYTRPVYLRTAQCSINSPRNGPLPSNSPTWCEAPFDPEGLLSSLMATVTCLIGLQIGHVIVHFKEHGERLVQCSITSLSLLILGFLLDLFGLRLNKSLYSLSYTCVTTGTAGLFFAGIYLLVDVYSYKKLLFLMEWVGKHALMIFVLVACNIAPILVHGFYWREPQNNLLKFIGIGG from the exons ATGGCGAAGAGTGCCGACTTCCCCGCTGGCACCGACGACGGCGGATCGGCGTCGGGCCCAAATGAGGGCGGCGAGGGCCACGGCGACATCGAGGCTGGCGGCACGGCGACCGCACCGGCGATGGCGAGGCCAAGGGGTCAGCGCCTGGCCTCGCTCGACGTCTTCAGGGGCATCACCGTCGTG CTTATGATCGTTGTGGATGATGTTGGTGGCCTTCTCCCTGCCATCAGCCACTCACCGTGGGACGGCGTGACGCTTGCAGATTTTGtgttccccttcttcctcttcattgttggagTCTCCTTGGCCTTTGCATACAAG AGAGTGCCGGACAGAGCGCTGGCAACCAAGAAGGCTGCGATCCGGACTTCAAAGCTCTTCCTTCTAGGCCTAGTACTGCAAG GTGGCTTCTTTCACAGCATCCACGATCTTACTTATGGAGTTGATATTCACAAGATACGGTTAATGGGCATACTTCAG AGAATTGCAATAGCATACTTAACGGTAGCACTTTGCGAAATATGGCTACGAGGTGGTGCAAGTGATGACATTGGAGCCGGTGGCTCTAAGTTGATAAGAAGATATCGGCATCAGCT GTTTGTGGGTTTGGTTCTCATGGTCACCTACACAGCGCTTTTGTATGGCATGTATGTGCCAGACTGGGAATTTGCAGTCACATCTCAAGACACCACTTTGAAGCACTTTATG GTGAAATGTGGAGTCAGGGGCGATACCGGACCAGGATGCAATGCCGTGGGCATGATTGATCGACATGTCCTTGGAATCCAACATCTCTACACACGCCCCGTTTACCTCAGGACAGCg CAATGCAGCATCAACTCCCCACGAAATGGGCCGCTTCCCTCAAACTCTCCCACATGGTGTGAAGCTCCCTTTGATCCCGAAGGCCTCCTCAG TTCGCTGATGGCAACTGTGACCTGCTTGATCGGCCTCCAAATTGGGCATGTCATTGTGCACTTCAAG GAGCATGGCGAGAGATTAGTGCAGTGTTCGATTACATCTCTAAGCTTGCTGATTCTTGGCTTCTTGCTTGACTTGTTTG GCTTGCGCTTGAACAAGTCGTTGTATAGTCTGAGCTACACCTGCGTCACCACGGGCACCGCAGGTCTCTTCTTCGCAGGAATCTATTTGCTG GTGGATGTTTATAGTTACAAGAAGCTGCTTTTTCTTATGGAGTGGGTGGGAAAGCATGCCCTCATGATTTTTGTTCTAGTGGCATGCAACATTGCCCCAATCCTGGTACATGGCTTCTATTGGAGGGAACCACAGAACAACCTC TTGAAATTTATCGGAATAGGAGGCTGA